Part of the Nicotiana sylvestris chromosome 5, ASM39365v2, whole genome shotgun sequence genome is shown below.
attttggttatatcccaTTAATATATCATCAATTTTaacatttaatttcggatttggggtgaaaattttgaaaaatggaatagagttcttcaactaagatttcaagttttgattgggattttgacatcggatttggataattttggtatgagtgaactcgtatgtgaatgggggttcataatccgtaacatttacccgattccgagacatggggtCGGGGAGGAATTTTGggtgtttttctattttcttgccttagcttcgatttcattaactaaattagttgtttgtagttgtatttacgttATGTAACTAATTTGAAttgatttgggctatttggagtcgggtactcgtggcaagaacgtgatttcgagttgattgacctggttcgaggtaagtgacttacctaaccttgtgtggggaactccccttaggatttggtattgttgttatgtGAGTactgtgtacgtgaggtgatgagtacgtacacatgctaattgttgaaaactcTCATTTTCATTAAGTTAATACAtatgttttcttgtaattgagaattatttgtacttgaagcctcttgctTAGTTTAGGAAAAGCATGCTCATATGATTTAATTGCCATCCTGCTTTAATTGCCTACTTGTACTCCGTGCAGCATGTTAGAGTAGAATTTCCTGCTTAATTTTACAACAGAACTGTAAATTCTTCTGAGATTGTTGTGTGAttactttgagactacgggacgatatcccgagagatccccgtGCATGTTTTCTTTGGGACTGTGGATCGGTATTCCAGGATATCcctctgcacatttatatttgggactacgggacgacacctggGTGATTGCCCTGTATTGGATATTTGCTTTGGGGCTACgaattggtattccgggagatcctctgcacatttacgtttgggactacgagacgatatcccgagagatcccctgttgttattTTTGTGTACTGAGATACATCCTTCCTATGATTTTATTATCTATCAGCTTTTAGTGCTTTAATTAtactatttttccttgttttaTGTATATAactagtagggccttgaccttcctcgtcactactcgatcgaggttaggcttggcacttactgagtaccgttgtggtgtactcatgccctttcatgCACATgatttttgtgtgcagatccaggttcttcggctcggGCATAACTccagtgaggcgaggcgatcttcagagactttgaggtatatctatcGCGTCCACAGACCGATGAGTCCCTCTCAATTCTCCCATCTAACTTTAGCTCTCCTACATTTACATTTgtttagacattccggagttagaacgctttgtagttattcaacagcttgtgatttcatgagattccaggttttgggagtGTTGTTATTGGTCAAGAGTGTTATTATGGGGTAtaccgagcggcattttaaactttctttattatatttttcATAAATTGCTAGTTTTGTATCTTCGTTTCCTTTtttcgcaaattgttaggcttacctagtcatagagactaggtgtcatcacgatagttcacggagggagaacatgggttgtgacaagttggtatcatagctctaggttcataggagtcatgaatcacaagctggtttattagagtctcgcggatctgtACGgaaatgtctgtacttatctatgagaggttatgtaactgttaggaaaaaatctacttcatttgatttccttgtcatgtgagattttgatatcacaattctaaacttctgccttctattctctcacagattgtgaggacacgtgctactagagatgaccaggcacccgtgccccctactagagtcgtcagaggtcggggctggggtagaggccgaggatgcaccCATGGTGCAGCCAGAACACTCGCACAAGCTGCCAcaaaggagccaccagtagctccaaccggagtccaggcacctgatacgcctactactactactactactactattccaACTCATCATGAGACTCTTGCATagttcgtgagcatgtacaccactctatcTCAGGCaaggttgattccccttgcttcAGCGACATCCCAGGTCGGGGGAGGAGCATCGACTCCCGCCACCCGCACTACTAAGTAACGTgttcaggttgatcagatcccagaggttataccggtacTGCCTGTGGCCCCaattcagcccgaggatagggaagcatctttcgaggatgagcagcggaggcttgagaggttcaagaagtacaagcctcatgtaGTCAGTGGTTTAGCATCAAATTATGCCCTAGAATTTCTAgaggagtgctaccgtatcctccgcactatgggtatatcaggatcgagtgggttTCTTTCATTGCCTTGcagcttcgaggagcagcctacCAGGGGTAGCGTACTTTTGTGTTGGATAGTCCAGCTGAGGCAACATCccttacttggactcagttttcagatatgttccaaAGAGAGTTTGtcccttagagcctcagggacgcatggcgcgcagagtttgagtatTTGTGCCAGGGCACTATGACCATTTCGAAGTATGCTGTCCgtttcactgacttggctaggcatgcaccagccttggttgctacagttCATGAGAGAGTTTGCAGGTTTATTAAGGggatcattcccagcatcaggtctagcatagctcgtgagttggagatggacatttcttatcagcaggtggtgagcattgctaggagagtagagggtatgcatgctcaggatagagaggagagggaggccaagaggtctcgagagtcgggctattattctggtgcccgtgccctagctgcagttcatcatggtaggggttatatgagtcaccctattcattcagctcttccagtagccagtggtattccagcttctCCTAGACCTTAAGAGCCTTATTATGcgcctccagtatctagtgtgcctcttggacggggtgctttcagtggtcagtccagcagacctggcccaagcCAGACATAACCACCATGTCcttctagagcttattttgagtgtggtattatacgccatatggtgagggatttccccagacttagaaggggtgcacctccatagacttcttagCCAcggcgtgccccgcagagttcccaAGTTATGATTatagcaccagttgctacccacctgcccagccagctagaggtggaggtcggggaggtaacgatcgccctagagggggaggagaatgcagatattatgcccttcctgcccgtattgAGGCtcttgcctccgattctgtcatcacaagtattgtcttggtttgtcatagagatgcattagttttattcgatccatgctccacttattctttgtgtcttcttatttttccccGCATCTGGgtatatctcgggattctttgagttcccctgtttatgtttctactctcgtgggagattctcttgttatggactgcgtttatcggtcatgtttggttgctctttgttgttttgagaccagagtcgatttattattgctcagcaaggtagattttgatgttatcttggcaTGGAcaggttgtcgccccattatgctattcttgattgtcacgccaaaactgtgatgctGGCTATACCAGGTGTTCCGCGAGTTGAGTGgagtggtactttagatcacCAATAGAGGTATTTCCTTCCTTAAAGCTCACCAgatagttgagaaggggtgtgatgcgtatctggcctatgtgagagatgttagtgttgatacccccataattgattcagtcccaatagtatGGGACTTCCATGaagtgtttccagctgatctttcgggtatgccgcccgataaagatattgattttggcattgatatgttgccgggcactcagcccatttctattccttcgtaccgtatggctcctcctaagttgaaggagttgaaggattagttgcaggaattgcttgataagggttttatccgacctagtgtatcaccttggggtgctcgtgtcttgtttgtaaagaagaaggatggttctatgcgcatgtgcattgattatcgccagttgaacaaagttatagagAAGAactggtatcctttgcctcgtattgatgatttgtttgaccagctatagggtgcacgagtgttttctaagattgacttgcattcaggttaccatcagttgaagattcggcagACCAATACCCCAACatccttcatgcatttgatgcatagtgtgtttcagccatatcttgactcgttcgtcattgtctttattgataatattctggtgtactcctggagtcgggaagatcatgagcagtacCTAAgcacagtgcttcagactttgagagaaaagaagttatatgcaaagttttcaaaatgtgagttttggttggattctgtggcattcttgggtcacgtggtaccGAGTGCGGGGATAAAGGTGGATCCGAAGTGATGCTCTAAATGTTAAttccacacaagagggggggggtcatttgtgtggtacctaattttcgctctagaagaacctggttcttctaggtgttctaactactactgtttgctgaataaaaaatacataaaataaagaacacagagatttttacgtggaaaacacctgtctcaaaaggtgaaaaaaccacaacctactactcagtaggattttcctaaacttccactaaaatcactaagccaaaatagcatttacaaaaactctttgtaaacctaaggattaactctaatcccttgtagcacacaacctcaactgttgtaacaacttcaagttagcttataacttgaacactcaaagtacctaatacaatttcttctatgaaagctgaaaggtacaactttaaaccacctactacaattgaactagagtaagaaaaaatacaatggaactggttcttctatctcgttcaagtagcttcaggagtgcacactcaaatctcacataaattgcttgaaAAATCGCCTTGcacttttgctttcaatttagtttaacttctgcatttgtgcaatacctgtaaaagagaacaatcactgtcatttaataggttagagatcagagtttgattgggactcaatttctgatcttctatcgtagttgagtccttgaagatatcaaactctaacactctctttatccggattgtgttctcttcatataaggagactttctccccttatccaatatacaaccttttcgatcaaatcaggagatattgctgcttgatcagtaggacttatctccttcacgtgcatctcacatgtgtagGTTGACAGtgtttcacaagatggacctggtccatgactgagttcatttctcattcttcaaaactttacctgttcttgggccaacaaattctctttttttgatgatgacaaactctgtggtTTTTACTGATCAAAAAACctataagaactcagcttaaccatcaacactAAACATAGAAAATTTCCTTTTCATCAAGGACcaagttaattaggttataaatatcacttattttagaataatgtgtaaagcacaatatctcttctcccttttggcatcatcaaaaagttgcataCACAATGTGAATttcagattttaataagtactcatggccactggggcaactacaagtgcaatcatggtgcaatcattagtaatcaaacaaacatatttaCACTATCAAGGTCAGAATAATCATTGAACAAGAGAAAACAGCAGGTGTCATTGAGAGAGATATGTTTCCACTAACAatccacaaaaaaaaaatgaaaaacatccAAACCatgagaaaaaaatagaaaaatccctaatctgggtcactggggGGTACTAGAACTAGTTCAGGAGATAGAAACTAGGAGTCCAAAGGTTTGGAGGAACTGGAGGGTTgagtttggagaagattcagcatgttctgaagaattccatcatttttctccttttttttgcaAGCTCAATTCTGAGGCCATCCCTCTCAGCTTCCACTTCAACCATACGAGCCTTGAGCCaagcaatttcagcatccttagctgcacattcctgaaccaaagtcctaaccttgctgttgatgggtgtgctcaaggatgaaccaggttcaactgggatggcattgactggatagtcacaagcaagaagagttttgatgccaaagtgttctttgctcgaggccatttcccatttcttcagaggcacattgaGCCTGTCCGAAACTGTGGTTAGTATGAAGCCATATGGGGTAGGATGAGCCTTGGAACCATTTATGACCCTATCTAGCAGTTTGACTATGAGGGCAGGCcagttgatttgctttcctctctccaGGCATTCCATAAGAACCAGATCCATGTAGTTGGCAGTGTGCCTTCTCTCCTGTCTTGGTAataagcacttgttgacaaactcaaacacCACCTTGTGCTAaggcctcatctcacttttctgcacagctctggcttcattcacattctctAAATCACATAACCTTTTGGTGATTTCAAGGGCAGTGGGGAGGGAGTCCAGGCATGGCCACCTTTGCctagtatagtcatcaaacccttctgAGGGTATGTCCAGAATCTCTCCCAGTTTCACAGCATCAAACTGCACTTGAACTCTCTTCACCTGGCTACTAACAACTCCATCCTTAACAACAACATTTGCCATAAATTCAATCAACTCATTTCTAGCTAGCCTACCTTCCatttgaaggaccatgtccttccatccctgagCAGCCAAAGAGTCTACCAATCTCATCatccctggttccaccaggtccttcAATAATCTACCTTTTAAGATTTTTCTTCTGCCAAAAAGGGCAAGCTTATCCTGTTCCTTCTCaaattcatcatcttcttcttctccaatccaatcatcatcatcagaaCTTTGGTTTGTTTATCTTTCActgcagatcttgtcctcttggctagtgtgGGTTTAGCAGCTACATGCACAGAGAAGGACTTCTTGGAGGAAGTCTTGGGTTTCTTAGGCttgggtgtaggaacctccactgttgtaccCCTCTCTTGATGGACTAGTTCCATCTCTTCTTCCTCTACAACCTCTGAGGATTCTAcaacctttccctttcccttatcctttttccttttcttgctttcttctaatGCTTTTTGTAGATCAGCTTCACTCTGtttcaccctgcttcttgtggctctacccCTAGGCTCTAAAGAGGCAATAGGTGTTGGGGATGAGGCTTTTCTTTTCTTGGATGGCTTGGGAACATTTGGGGCTTTTGGTGTAGTAGCTTtgcgtttctttgggtcataacttgccccaacctttttcagtAGGTCAGCCAAGGTTTCTTCAGTAGATGAAACAGGTTCATCTCTTTGTTTGCTTAtatgaaccaacccctcagctgcttccccagaaccacttccccctgacttcatgccactctcATCTAACCTATCTTGTGCAACCCCACATATAGCAAGAACTGCTCCCTTCCCttttcccctctcttcaccacatgcaccatctctctctttttctttttcagacttcTTTTTACCTTCACTCCTGCTAATCTCAGGCAACTCAACATCCCTAATGGGTCCAactagaacaaacctagtttctaagTTTTCAACCATAGAAGAACTTACCCCAAAAGGAGATTCTTGAGTCTTTTCAGAGTCAGAAAACCCATGTCTATCTCCGTCAGCCGCGGATTGAAAGGATTCAAACTCAGAACTAGAATTAGACTTTGGAGCTAGGCTTTctttcacttggctagctttcaacctttcatttaaAACCTTCCTCAAAGCCCCAAATGCTACAGTTTTTTGAGCAAGCATTTTCTTCCTTTGAAACCTAGGTTTTGGAGATACACTGGGTGGGGTAGATGAGGATGAATCTGAGggagatggtggtggaggagtGCCAGGATGATCTTGTGGGTTAGACATGATTCTTCGTTTCTTTagagaatttgggaattttggagaagagggcaaTTAGAATTGAAGAAGAATTTTTGACGGTTTTAGAATTATGAAGAAGACTGGAGATGTGGTGTGTATTTAAAGCGAATTAGATATTAAATAAGTAACAACAACTTTTTCAGGGGTCAAAGAGAAATTTAATCAAACTGAAACTCCAGAATTTTAATGATAGATTTGTCTTCCCTAGATATTAGGCAAAAATCACGATTTAGAGTTCTAGATGGACGGAACTAGTTCAATTCTCAACtgatagaattttctaggaatttgacaagtatagaacttctgctcatgattgaattattaatctttctaattgtgcagagtatagaaaacatatcCGAGCTTTCATttgaacccatactgatgaaccaggttattcatatagaactctcttgaacatgcttcaaatgccataatagagaaaatgttGTAAGAGTTCAGTGAGTCATATATACACATGTCAcaagagtatactaattaaagtatgaaaatgagtaagaattaatctagatatttacacaaggttAGAATTCCTAGCcaatttgtttttcatttttgtgcattctgagctagatctattaggtgatcttaatcatacCTAATTCCAACctattcctctcaaagttttctctactcagtgctttagtgaatatgtcagcaatttgcttatcaatagcacagaattctatggagatcaaacctttctcatagttgtctctTAAGAAATGGTGCCTAACATGTATGTGATtcgtcctcttatgatgaacatggttctttgtcagacttatagcactagtgttatcatagaatataggaatgcaaccaacttcaattcCAAAGTCTACTAGCTGTTGTTTaatccatagcaattgagcacaacaagaggcagcaacaacatactcagcttcggcagtagataaggccactgaattttgctttttaataGCCCATGACActagacatgaaccaaggaagtgtgccatacctgaggtgctcttcctatccactagGAAACCTTCATAATCaacatcaacatatcctactagattgaaattactacctttggggTACCAAAGCCACAGATCTGTGGTGCCTTTcagatatcttagtatcctcttaACACCAGTCAAGGgagactcttttggatttgcctgaaaacaagcacaaagccctacactgaaaataatgtcaggtatgctggcagtaagatacaagagtgaaccaatcatacccctatacaacttttgatcaactgatgaaccaggttcattaatgtctaatttagtggcagttacaatgggtgtgtctatttcttttgatttttccattttaaactttttgataagctcttttgcatacttttgctgatggatcatggctccattaggactttgtttgatctgcaagccttagaagaagttaagctcacccatcatactcatttcaaactcactccccattaattttgccaagtccatacttagcttatcagcGATGGCCctaaagattatgtcatcaacatatatttgtaccacaaggagatccttacctttttcccttaagaataaggtactgtcagttttacctcttttgtaaccatgctccagTAGGAATTTGGACAATCGTTCATACCGTGCTCTTGGGGCctacttgagtccatagagagccttatctaacttgtacacatgcttaggacattctttgctctcacaccctggaggttgttttacaaacacttcttctttaaggtagccattcaggaaggcacttttgacatccatctgatgaagactgaattccatgtgtgctgcaaaggctatgaggagtgtGATTACCTCTAGTCAtacaactggagcaaaagtcttaTCATAATCTATGCCTTCCTCTTgactgtaaccttggaccaccagtcttgacttgtttcttgtaactgttccatcttcatcaagtttgtttctgaagacccattttgtaccaataactgatctgtccttgggtcttgaatgccaaacttgacttctctcaaactgattgagtttatcttgcattgcattcacccaatctatatcctgcaaagcctcaacaacattttaggttcaataagagacaaaaaggcatcaaaagcacacagattctttaattgtgatctagttttgactccagatgttggatcagtgataatgttctcaataggacgagaactttgatacttgggaggttttacaaccaactagtttctgctagatgtttctcccatgttctgttgctgaggagcAGGGTCATGAACATGTTCTtttaggggatttatttcaattcctctttgttcagttccccctgttaggttgccctggatggaagaacctgttccatcacctgttccttcttttggtgccattttgacttgtgctgaggcttcagtcaaatcctttaccaatccaatggcttcatcttcatgtttcagtctctcagaaagaatgttagtttcatcaaatactatatgtacactttcttctacacacaaagttcttttattgaacactttatatgctttgctatgtgaagaatatcccaagaataatccctcatcacttttgggatcaaacttacctagggagtcttttccattattgtgcacaaagcacttgcatccaaatttCCTAAGATggtatatatttggttttctccatttaagtaactcatagagaGTCTTCTCTATAAGacgtctagtcatgcatctattgataatgtaacatgcagtgtttacagcctctgcccagaagctatgaggcagtttactagaaagaagcatagtcctagccatgtcttcaagagtcctgttctttttttcaactactccattttgttgaggggtcctAGGGGAAGGGAATTTATGaactataccattttcatcacaaaattcaacaaacttagcattttcaaattcagttccatgatcagacctaattgatgaaagttgatttcctaattgtttctgagtttttctaacaaaggcagtgaacatgtcaaatgcttcatctttagatgttataAATAGTACCCaagtaaatctagaataatcatcaacaagtactaTTATATATTTCTTTCCTCCTCTGCTCATGGTTCGCATTGGACctcagagatccatatggaccagttccaatgacttggttgtgcttaccattttcttgcttttgaaagatgATCTTACTTGCTTCCCTCTTGCACAGGCCTTACAAACTTTGTCTTCTTTGAACTTGATGTagggtaaccctatcaccaagtccttagaaaccaatttgtttagctgattcagactggtatgaccaagtcttttgtgccacagaaGGGGACCATTATCCAGCACACTTAGGCAGGttagttcattttctgagagagtagacaaatctacaatgtaaatattgttaactctttttccctgcaaaacaatcttgtcagtggtaaggttaatcacaaagcatttagtagagATGAATGCTataaggttacctctgtcacatagttgtgacacactgatcaggctgtatttcaagccatctatcaagtagacattctcaatggagtgagagtctatcttacctacctttccaaccccaatgatctcacctttcttcccatttccaaaggagacattgctTCCCCTTAAGTCCTTAAGTAAAAGGAATTGGTTCTTGCTTTCattcatatgttttgagcagccactatccatgtaccatatttggctgcttcccttcacttggacctacaaaaagaaatcaggggttagtcttaggaacccaaactagtttggttCCCTTTCTATGGGCAAAGGGATTAATCAAATTCCTTATAGTCCACCCAAGCAGCCTATTGTTttcttgaacaaaagttttgttcttttgactggccttttcttttgcattagattcatttttgtaatggccagtcttgccactgtatgtgcaaattttgttctcaggaagagtgaggtacttgcttttaggatcccacttaggtgcttgagtcccataatcaagtcctcttttgttgctactgtgatgttcttgtagccaggagagtgatcagaagccttgttccatttgcaagttctgtctagttcatgttttatcttccctagatcttcttttaatactcttatctgctcatctttcctttacaactcatccttcattttttctaagttttcttctagggtgagatgtgtgtgatcaactttcttctttcctgttcctagtttcagttttaagttctcagacctaagttctaggacactagtgtcaagttcaagaacctggttcttcaactcagtattttcactttcactctcattagccctagactctagatttttgcacttggcttttaggatcatacattccctagacagctctttcttctcattgttaattatctcagactcatcaatgaagtctagcagtagcttagacaacctttctttagacaggaatttaatcttgtctttgagatgaagaatacttacctcttgttcatcatctgattctccgatggccataagtgcttgttcatctccagcttcatcttctgagtcctcatctaatgtttctccccaggcagcaactatagcctttgttgatcctttgttcctttttggttgaacctgttccttcttcttgttccttcgttcatccctttccttcttccactcaatttcccattaagggcaattcttgatcatgtgatcagtcttaccacactttTAGCAACCCTCATTAGTCTGTTTCTcaagagcccttggtttgttgaaggttgtacatCTTGAAGAACCatttcctctcatcaggtactttttgaaatctatTGTGAttatagccatttcatcatcctccacatctgaaccttcagcaattctgagagccagacttctttccttctttggtgcatccattttcatggtttgccttctcagttcatagtcattaaggtttccaattagttcatccagcttgagggtagaaatgttctttgattcctgaatagcagtgattttgctttcccaagagactggcagaacccttgtcaaaatcttctcaactttgtcttcttcaagaataatccttctaagagacttaagttcatttgttagtgcagtgaaccttgtatacatctcttgtatggtttctccttccttcatggtgaaattctcatactgagaatacaacagtgttcctttggacctcttcacttgaaatgttccttcatgagccacttgcaaagtgtcctaGATTTCCTTagtagtggtacaactttgaattctactgtactcatctggacctagtccacacacaagctaTTTCTTagccttggcattcttctcccacttcttcaggtcttcagtagtgcagtcagctcttgtcattggcacatccactccttcagcattcttcttagtAGTTGCTAGAGGACCATTAGTGACTATGTTCCAGAGTTCaaagtcttctcctatgatgtgatccctcatcctgttcttccaccaagaatagtactgaccattgaaagtggaggcctagcagtggattgccctttcTAGTTCCCAGGTGatgcactcatgttgatcttttcctaaggtgttagcctcttcaaggataacctgctttgataccaattgatgttctaaacgtcaataccacacacgaggagggggtgatttgtgtggtacccaattttcgctcttgaagaacctggttctt
Proteins encoded:
- the LOC138868890 gene encoding uncharacterized protein; protein product: MSNPQDHPGTPPPPSPSDSSSSTPPSVSPKPRFQRKKMLAQKTVAFGALRKVLNERLKASQVKESLAPKSNSSSEFESFQSAADGDRHGFSDSEKTQESPFGVSSSMVENLETRFVLVGPIRDVELPEISRSEGKKKSEKEKERDGACGEERGKGKGAVLAICGVAQDRLDESGMKSGGSGSGEAAEGLVHISKQRDEPVSSTEETLADLLKKVGASYDPKKRKATTPKAPNVPKPSKKRKASSPTPIASLEPRGRATRSRVKQSEADLQKALEESKKRKKDKGKGKVVESSEVVEEEEMELVHQERGTTVEVPTPKPKKPKTSSKKSFSVHVAAKPTLAKRTRSAVKDKQTKVLMMMIGLEKKKMMNLRRNRISLPFLAEEKS